The Exiguobacterium acetylicum genome includes a window with the following:
- a CDS encoding bifunctional 2',3'-cyclic-nucleotide 2'-phosphodiesterase/3'-nucleotidase yields the protein MKKATKLVIASTLIAPMLVPVVQVKTLAADNSVVKLRFLETTDLHTNSMNYDYFKDAQDETIGLVKAATVIKQQQTEVGATNSFLFDNGDTLQGTPFGDYVKNQYDKGNKGKHPMYELMEYLGYDAVTLGNHEFNFGLDFLKSAMSASSGSIKFVNSNVLDAVTKKPIVADYNKDGKDYQIIERQVKDQNGDMKTVKVGVFGVVTPQIMAWDAGNLTGKVTAEDIIPTAKATAKKLKDAGADVVVALAHTGIGDTTDQKDGDENVGYALTKVADIDVLMTGHQHGKFPAADSAFNKLPNVDAANGLINGKPVVMANTQGKNVGVIDLQLKQVDGKWVVDTSGAKLADVTKDTTADAGAVKLIEKAHEGTLAYIRQEVGTINDDIQSFFALAQDDDSVQFVTNAQKWYVEKQLKENADLAKYKDLPLLSAGAPFKTGGRNQVNASDYTLIKKGPIALKNVADLYVYPNTLEVVKVTGADVKDWLEMSAGQFNQVDGEQTNLLNKEFRSYNFDILDGLTYEIDITKPAKFDYNGVVVNKDASRVQNIKYQGKAIADDQEFLVATNNYRAGSATFPGLGGGKNIVYKSAYETRNVISDFIKAKQPVDYKADDNWSLVASKPMTVSFDSAVAAAPYVKRYEGITNTGETRPGETGTFLTFNMNVPMKDFTVSAKAVKPGAKVVTGQAVPGAKVTVKLGDKVLGTATANEAGQYEVATRPLKLRDKLTVVSELSFMKTETSVTVGTGVVATPAIDKKSAVYGSTVLRGKATEGLDVTLYKGSTKIAKAKTTASGFKIAVKKGLTTGTYTVKSTDISNKITKKASFTIKNTYPVKKWSGKKTLTGKVEKRQIVRLYQKTASGYQLIAQDVADQHGNYVLKMRQALTNGSYKLNIYTAKDHLDQSRYFITK from the coding sequence ATGAAAAAAGCTACCAAACTTGTCATCGCGTCGACGTTGATCGCACCGATGCTCGTACCAGTCGTTCAAGTCAAGACACTTGCTGCCGACAACAGTGTCGTCAAGTTACGCTTCTTAGAAACAACGGATTTACATACGAACTCAATGAACTACGATTACTTCAAGGATGCGCAGGACGAAACAATCGGTCTCGTCAAAGCCGCTACGGTCATCAAACAACAACAAACGGAAGTGGGCGCAACGAACAGTTTCTTGTTCGATAACGGAGATACACTTCAAGGAACGCCATTCGGTGATTACGTGAAGAACCAGTACGACAAAGGAAACAAAGGCAAACATCCGATGTACGAATTGATGGAATACCTCGGTTATGATGCGGTCACGCTCGGAAACCATGAATTCAACTTCGGTCTTGATTTCCTCAAGTCAGCGATGAGTGCTTCGAGCGGTTCAATCAAGTTCGTCAACTCGAACGTATTGGATGCAGTCACGAAAAAGCCGATCGTCGCGGACTACAACAAAGATGGAAAAGACTATCAAATCATCGAACGTCAAGTCAAGGACCAGAACGGTGACATGAAAACAGTCAAGGTGGGTGTGTTCGGAGTCGTCACGCCACAAATCATGGCATGGGATGCGGGGAACCTGACGGGGAAAGTCACGGCTGAAGATATCATCCCGACTGCTAAAGCAACAGCGAAAAAATTAAAAGATGCTGGCGCAGACGTCGTCGTTGCACTCGCACACACAGGTATCGGGGATACGACGGATCAAAAAGATGGCGATGAGAATGTCGGCTACGCGTTGACGAAAGTCGCAGACATCGATGTCTTGATGACAGGTCATCAGCACGGGAAATTCCCAGCAGCCGATTCTGCTTTCAACAAACTACCGAACGTTGATGCGGCAAATGGTCTAATCAATGGCAAACCGGTCGTCATGGCGAACACGCAAGGGAAAAACGTCGGTGTCATCGACCTTCAGTTGAAGCAAGTTGACGGCAAATGGGTGGTTGATACGTCAGGTGCAAAACTAGCAGACGTCACGAAAGACACGACAGCAGATGCAGGCGCCGTTAAGTTGATCGAAAAAGCGCATGAAGGAACACTCGCTTACATTCGTCAAGAAGTCGGGACGATCAACGACGATATCCAGAGCTTCTTCGCCCTCGCACAAGATGATGATTCAGTTCAGTTCGTCACGAACGCTCAAAAATGGTATGTCGAGAAACAACTCAAGGAAAATGCGGATCTTGCGAAATATAAAGATCTTCCATTGTTGTCAGCAGGTGCACCATTTAAGACAGGTGGTCGTAACCAAGTCAACGCATCAGATTACACATTAATCAAAAAAGGACCGATCGCACTTAAGAATGTTGCCGATCTGTACGTGTACCCGAATACACTGGAAGTCGTCAAAGTAACCGGTGCAGACGTCAAAGACTGGCTCGAAATGTCAGCGGGTCAGTTCAACCAAGTCGACGGTGAGCAGACGAACTTATTGAATAAAGAATTCCGTAGCTACAACTTCGATATTCTCGATGGATTGACATATGAAATCGATATTACGAAACCAGCGAAGTTCGACTATAACGGTGTTGTTGTCAATAAGGATGCAAGCCGTGTCCAAAATATCAAGTATCAAGGGAAAGCGATCGCAGATGATCAAGAATTCCTCGTCGCGACGAACAACTATCGTGCAGGTAGTGCGACGTTCCCAGGTCTTGGCGGCGGTAAGAATATCGTCTACAAATCAGCATACGAAACACGTAACGTCATCTCAGACTTCATTAAAGCAAAACAACCAGTTGATTATAAAGCCGATGACAACTGGTCACTCGTTGCAAGTAAGCCGATGACGGTCAGTTTTGATTCAGCGGTTGCAGCGGCACCGTACGTCAAACGGTACGAAGGTATCACGAACACAGGTGAAACGCGTCCAGGTGAAACGGGTACGTTCCTTACATTCAACATGAACGTGCCGATGAAAGACTTCACAGTCTCGGCAAAAGCAGTCAAACCAGGTGCAAAAGTCGTCACAGGTCAAGCCGTTCCGGGCGCAAAAGTCACGGTTAAACTCGGTGATAAAGTCCTCGGTACGGCAACTGCAAACGAAGCGGGTCAATACGAAGTCGCAACACGTCCGCTCAAATTGCGTGACAAGTTGACGGTTGTCTCAGAACTTAGCTTCATGAAAACAGAAACAAGCGTCACTGTCGGAACTGGTGTCGTTGCAACACCAGCAATTGATAAAAAGTCAGCAGTCTACGGATCAACGGTCCTTCGTGGTAAAGCAACGGAAGGTCTTGACGTCACGCTCTACAAAGGATCAACGAAGATTGCAAAAGCAAAAACGACAGCAAGTGGCTTCAAGATTGCGGTCAAGAAGGGTCTAACGACGGGCACGTACACAGTCAAGTCGACAGACATCTCGAACAAGATCACGAAAAAAGCGTCGTTCACGATCAAGAACACGTATCCGGTTAAAAAATGGTCAGGTAAAAAGACGTTGACTGGTAAAGTCGAAAAACGTCAAATCGTCCGCCTTTACCAAAAAACAGCGTCTGGTTACCAATTGATCGCACAAGACGTAGCGGATCAGCACGGGAACTACGTCTTGAAGATGCGTCAAGCATTGACGAACGGTTCGTACAAACTCAACATCTATACAGCGAAGGATCATCTCGATCAATCACGCTACTTCATCACGAAGTAA
- a CDS encoding GrpB family protein — protein MRQVIVLPYQSEWESEYAREAKRLQDVFGARLHRIHHMGSTSVPGLAAKPIIDILPVVNSLDEIEQFNESMEALGYEAKGEFGMPGRRYFRKGGDERTHHIHLYAVGNPEIERHLVFRDYLRAHPEEANAYGTLKEQLAATYPYDIEAYIAGKDAFVKELEHRAIAWGNAYD, from the coding sequence ATGCGACAAGTCATTGTGTTACCATATCAATCAGAATGGGAAAGTGAATACGCACGAGAAGCAAAACGATTACAAGACGTGTTTGGGGCACGTCTACATCGCATTCATCATATGGGAAGTACCTCTGTTCCAGGACTCGCAGCAAAACCGATCATCGATATCTTACCTGTCGTTAATTCTCTTGATGAAATCGAGCAGTTTAACGAATCAATGGAAGCACTCGGTTACGAAGCGAAGGGTGAGTTCGGGATGCCCGGACGACGCTATTTCCGAAAAGGCGGAGACGAACGGACGCATCATATTCATCTGTATGCGGTAGGAAATCCAGAAATCGAGCGGCATCTCGTTTTCCGAGACTACTTGCGTGCGCATCCAGAAGAAGCTAATGCTTATGGGACATTAAAAGAGCAGTTGGCTGCAACATATCCGTATGATATCGAAGCTTATATCGCCGGAAAGGATGCATTCGTCAAGGAACTCGAACATCGTGCAATCGCTTGGGGGAACGCGTATGACTGA
- a CDS encoding acetoacetate decarboxylase — MRQEDVKHVVATPINAPVFPAVDIFFRNREYMNIIYETDIEALQAVVPEPLEVLSNQIKFEIINMPDSTGLGSYLECGQVIPVRYQGEIGEFYLSMYVNNQPAIASGREVAAFPKKYGSPRLYLDNDVLVGTLDYHSLRVAQATMGYKYVPMAIEEAQSIVGAPQFMLKQHRGYQGELIISELTRSQITDLEVKEAYRGPARLQLFEHVMAPLADFPVRKIVDAQHIIADLRLGGPAKLHDYL, encoded by the coding sequence ATGAGACAGGAAGATGTAAAACATGTTGTTGCGACGCCAATCAATGCTCCGGTCTTTCCGGCAGTCGATATCTTCTTTCGTAACCGGGAATACATGAACATCATCTATGAGACGGATATCGAAGCGTTACAAGCAGTCGTTCCGGAACCGCTTGAAGTACTGAGCAATCAGATCAAGTTTGAAATCATCAATATGCCCGATAGTACAGGACTGGGTAGTTATCTCGAGTGCGGACAAGTCATTCCGGTACGTTATCAAGGAGAAATCGGCGAGTTTTACCTCTCGATGTACGTCAACAATCAGCCGGCGATCGCATCTGGTCGTGAAGTAGCTGCTTTTCCGAAAAAGTATGGTTCTCCCCGATTGTATCTCGATAATGATGTCCTCGTTGGTACACTTGACTATCATTCACTCCGTGTCGCTCAAGCGACGATGGGATACAAATATGTTCCGATGGCAATCGAAGAAGCACAGTCGATTGTTGGTGCGCCACAGTTCATGCTCAAGCAACACCGCGGCTATCAAGGTGAGTTGATCATTTCTGAACTGACACGCAGTCAGATTACGGATCTTGAGGTGAAAGAAGCATACCGTGGACCAGCACGCCTTCAGTTGTTTGAACATGTCATGGCGCCACTTGCTGACTTCCCAGTTCGAAAGATCGTCGATGCCCAGCATATCATCGCTGATCTTCGACTTGGTGGACCTGCGAAACTGCACGATTATCTATAG
- a CDS encoding LysR family transcriptional regulator gives MELLHLNYFRHVAEELNVTRAAERLFISQPALSATIKKLERELNTTLFHRKGRTISLTDNGRLLLQSVEKIEHELTRVQERMARNDASTETPLSLASSHGRFIQLILREFLLPQTAPLFNSDILSNREILTGLLRQEFHFSISFMELKHPLITSEPIVEEDIVITYPASYSEKEAIQALYADATETAFLFPSHNKDYNRFIQLKMAELNIYANTTHYIDDVSLQLALRQQRYFSFVPVSVCREMELPFITDDVFTVTSRLYMSHATDQLTVEQATMYERVKRFLLSQGTFLSK, from the coding sequence ATGGAACTCTTACATTTGAATTACTTTCGTCACGTCGCGGAAGAATTGAACGTGACACGTGCTGCCGAACGATTATTCATCAGCCAACCTGCCCTCAGTGCAACAATCAAGAAACTCGAGCGGGAATTGAACACGACATTATTTCATCGAAAAGGCAGAACGATCAGTTTGACTGATAATGGTCGACTGTTACTACAGTCGGTCGAAAAAATCGAACACGAACTGACACGTGTTCAGGAACGAATGGCACGGAATGATGCATCAACGGAAACACCACTCAGTCTTGCTAGTTCGCACGGTCGCTTCATCCAATTGATTCTACGGGAGTTTCTTCTCCCGCAAACGGCTCCCTTATTCAACTCGGACATCCTCTCGAACCGTGAAATCCTGACCGGTCTGCTCCGTCAAGAATTCCATTTCTCGATCAGCTTCATGGAACTCAAACATCCGCTCATTACGAGTGAACCTATTGTTGAAGAGGATATCGTCATCACTTATCCAGCTTCCTATTCAGAGAAAGAAGCAATCCAGGCGCTATATGCAGATGCAACCGAGACTGCCTTTTTATTCCCCTCCCACAATAAGGACTACAACCGCTTCATCCAATTGAAGATGGCGGAACTGAACATCTATGCCAATACCACGCATTACATCGATGACGTCTCACTTCAGCTCGCCTTACGCCAGCAACGGTATTTCAGCTTCGTTCCTGTTTCCGTCTGTCGCGAGATGGAGCTTCCCTTCATTACGGACGATGTATTTACCGTTACGTCGCGACTCTATATGTCGCATGCGACGGATCAATTGACGGTAGAGCAAGCAACTATGTATGAACGTGTCAAACGATTCCTGCTCTCACAAGGCACGTTTTTATCCAAATAA
- a CDS encoding cardiolipin synthase, with protein MRNRILQFALVFLVAGGIIWGLYQLGYLFYVLTISATVVPLAVIMIIFIENRTAESTIAWFLVLIFLPILGVIIWLMFGRNPRRRRRNRRSHDERKLLKQAIRPVRSLAVSELPPNHLKLANTIRNFGGGGVDVHTSSEILTNGEETFPAILDAIRQAQHHVHIQYYIYRNDETGKAIREALIERLEAGVTVRFMYDGLGSYMLGENFLRPLRDAGAHIAAYDPISSPLFIFTANFRNHRKIVVVDGKVGFTGGLNVGDEYDGKSKKFGFWRDTHLRLEGRAVKELQATFLDDWIYAQIESEDTWETFAGDETIRQYFPKHDVATDGAIQIVTSGPTSKDPAIRNALIAAIISAQRSIWIATPYLIPDNETMTLLRLAARAGLDVRILTPGKGDSFTSYYGTRSYFGPLLKDGVKIYTYNRHFIHAKLFLVDGKIGAVGTANMDIRSFVLNYELMAFLYDTESTEQLERDFIADFDVSIQLSSNDYVKRPLRFRIFESLSRLISPLL; from the coding sequence GTGCGCAACCGGATTTTACAATTCGCACTCGTATTTTTAGTCGCCGGTGGTATCATTTGGGGACTATATCAACTCGGCTATTTATTTTATGTTTTAACGATTTCAGCGACGGTCGTGCCACTTGCCGTCATCATGATCATTTTTATCGAAAACCGGACAGCAGAATCAACGATTGCTTGGTTTCTCGTCCTGATTTTTTTACCGATTCTCGGTGTTATCATCTGGTTGATGTTTGGTCGTAACCCGCGACGACGTCGCCGGAATCGTCGTTCACACGATGAACGGAAATTGCTCAAACAAGCGATCCGTCCAGTCCGGTCGCTTGCTGTCAGTGAGTTGCCACCGAATCATTTGAAGCTTGCGAACACGATTCGTAACTTCGGTGGTGGCGGTGTGGACGTTCATACATCAAGTGAGATTCTGACGAATGGAGAAGAGACGTTCCCGGCGATTCTTGACGCGATTCGTCAAGCACAGCATCACGTCCACATCCAGTATTACATCTATCGTAATGATGAGACGGGCAAGGCGATCCGGGAAGCATTGATCGAGCGACTAGAAGCGGGCGTGACGGTGCGCTTCATGTATGACGGACTCGGGAGCTATATGCTCGGTGAGAACTTCCTGCGCCCACTTCGAGACGCTGGAGCACACATCGCAGCTTACGATCCAATTTCGAGTCCGTTGTTCATCTTCACAGCAAACTTCCGGAATCACCGGAAGATCGTTGTCGTCGATGGGAAGGTCGGCTTTACGGGTGGATTGAACGTCGGAGATGAGTACGACGGCAAGAGTAAGAAGTTTGGCTTTTGGCGCGATACGCATTTACGTCTTGAAGGGCGTGCCGTCAAAGAGTTGCAAGCGACGTTCCTTGACGACTGGATCTATGCTCAAATCGAATCGGAAGATACGTGGGAAACGTTTGCTGGTGATGAGACGATTCGTCAGTATTTCCCGAAACACGACGTCGCGACAGACGGGGCGATTCAAATTGTCACGAGCGGACCGACCTCAAAGGACCCTGCGATTCGAAATGCATTGATTGCTGCCATCATCTCGGCGCAGCGTTCAATCTGGATCGCAACACCGTATTTGATTCCAGACAACGAGACGATGACTTTGCTTCGACTCGCAGCCCGTGCCGGACTCGACGTTCGGATCCTGACACCAGGTAAAGGCGATAGCTTTACGTCTTATTACGGGACTCGGTCCTACTTCGGACCACTTCTGAAGGATGGCGTCAAGATTTATACGTATAACCGTCACTTCATTCATGCGAAACTGTTCCTCGTCGACGGGAAAATCGGTGCCGTCGGAACGGCGAACATGGACATTCGTAGCTTTGTCCTCAACTATGAACTGATGGCATTTTTATATGACACGGAAAGCACCGAGCAGCTCGAGCGCGACTTCATCGCTGATTTTGATGTTTCGATTCAGTTATCATCGAATGATTACGTCAAACGACCACTCCGCTTCCGAATTTTCGAGTCACTCTCACGTTTGATTTCACCATTATTATGA
- a CDS encoding DinB family protein, translating into MTDWERALIRHVGVGVKTSKVLFKKIEAKDWDARPIPGKRTVGEVAVHLAVLLEADLLIAAGANAETMETFYAEQVTRDQLCDRIDRAFRIYQEKLTTGFMTRPTYWGVDDSMNGWAIEAAVHLYHHRSQLFDYLNILGYELKISLFE; encoded by the coding sequence ATGACTGACTGGGAACGTGCGCTCATTCGCCATGTCGGAGTGGGTGTCAAAACGTCGAAAGTCTTATTTAAGAAGATTGAGGCGAAGGATTGGGACGCACGGCCAATTCCTGGTAAACGGACCGTTGGGGAAGTGGCGGTTCATCTTGCTGTGTTGCTCGAAGCCGATTTATTGATTGCAGCCGGAGCGAATGCGGAAACAATGGAGACATTTTACGCAGAGCAGGTCACGCGCGATCAGCTCTGTGACCGCATCGATCGGGCGTTTCGTATCTATCAAGAAAAACTAACGACTGGATTTATGACGCGTCCGACGTACTGGGGTGTTGACGACTCGATGAATGGATGGGCGATTGAAGCTGCAGTCCATCTCTATCATCATCGATCACAGCTATTTGATTATTTGAACATCCTCGGATACGAATTGAAGATATCGTTATTTGAATGA
- a CDS encoding GTP-binding protein has translation MQPISITVLSGYLGSGKTTLLNHLLHNREGRRLAIIVNDMSEVNIDAALIEQGGFSRTEESFVTLSNGCICCTLRDDLLLEVKRLVDQGDIDGIVIESSGISEPIPVAQTFTYEDPDSAIDLSQVTKINAMVTVIDGYRFLKDFESGESLIERKQAVDETDVREVVDLLVDQVEFADIIVLNKVDRLTPEERHTVIGYLKALNPVARLIETTYGQVDPADILDVDLFDFEQAAASAGWIRELNAEEHIPETEEYGISSFVYKRDIPFHPERLLALIEDWPQEVVRAKGFLFLATRPEMALLFHQAGYASNMEYAGRFASDEDRRTELVLIGIGLEQAKLEALFDTCLVQAEETDWASLNDPIPGREMYEENFS, from the coding sequence ATGCAACCGATATCGATCACCGTTTTATCTGGATATCTTGGATCCGGTAAAACGACATTATTGAACCATTTGCTACATAATCGCGAAGGGCGACGCCTTGCGATCATCGTCAATGACATGAGTGAAGTCAACATCGACGCAGCACTAATTGAACAGGGTGGTTTCTCGCGGACAGAAGAATCGTTCGTCACACTTTCGAACGGCTGCATCTGCTGCACGTTACGTGATGATCTGTTACTTGAAGTCAAACGCCTCGTTGACCAAGGCGATATCGATGGTATCGTTATTGAGTCGAGTGGCATCTCGGAACCGATTCCGGTCGCTCAGACCTTTACGTATGAAGATCCGGACAGTGCGATTGACTTATCACAGGTCACGAAAATCAATGCGATGGTTACGGTCATCGATGGGTACCGTTTCTTGAAGGACTTCGAATCTGGCGAATCATTGATTGAACGGAAACAGGCAGTCGATGAGACGGACGTCCGTGAAGTCGTCGATCTACTCGTCGATCAAGTCGAGTTTGCGGACATCATCGTCTTAAATAAAGTCGATCGCCTGACACCAGAAGAACGCCATACCGTCATCGGCTACTTAAAGGCATTGAACCCAGTAGCTCGATTGATCGAGACGACGTATGGTCAAGTTGATCCAGCAGACATTCTCGACGTCGATCTATTTGATTTCGAACAAGCAGCAGCAAGTGCCGGTTGGATTCGTGAGTTAAATGCCGAAGAACATATACCGGAAACAGAAGAATACGGAATCAGTTCATTCGTCTACAAGCGGGACATCCCATTTCACCCTGAGCGTTTGCTTGCTTTGATCGAAGACTGGCCGCAAGAAGTCGTCCGGGCGAAAGGCTTCTTGTTCCTCGCAACTCGTCCCGAGATGGCACTCTTGTTCCATCAAGCAGGATATGCGTCGAACATGGAATATGCTGGTCGCTTTGCATCAGACGAGGATCGACGGACAGAGCTCGTCTTGATTGGTATTGGGCTAGAACAAGCGAAACTCGAAGCGTTGTTTGATACGTGTCTCGTCCAAGCAGAGGAAACAGACTGGGCATCTCTGAACGATCCGATTCCCGGTCGTGAGATGTACGAAGAAAACTTTTCATAA
- a CDS encoding ketopantoate reductase family protein yields MKIGIYGAGSLGTIMGAYLSQQSAGVDLIDTNRAHIEALNTKGAHVIGPDLTQSVHAIHPDDITDMYDIVLLLTKQVYNEPVLAKVRTILKEDGILVSLQNGVPEEFIQQQIPSERIIAGSVEFGATYVGPGESRLTSNYEHFKTYAMQIGELDGKTTDRIVHLKGILDHIGGTEISDNLSGTKWSKLVINSTFSGLSAACNGTYGDVLDHPILLRAALHTMQEVVQVGHAHGITFAPMSTFEPATYATLDDIDEKLITVPQLMHGSRDLEASMLQDLQKGQPTEIRYINGIVTMYGNTYDIATPFNSLIQEIVEEAQAAKMVPDFETSVARFATLLND; encoded by the coding sequence ATGAAAATCGGAATTTACGGAGCAGGGTCACTTGGAACCATTATGGGAGCTTATTTGAGTCAACAAAGTGCGGGTGTCGATCTGATCGATACGAATCGCGCACATATCGAGGCATTGAATACGAAAGGCGCACACGTCATTGGACCGGATCTAACGCAATCCGTTCATGCGATTCATCCGGATGACATCACGGATATGTACGATATCGTGTTATTGCTGACGAAGCAGGTCTACAATGAACCGGTTCTGGCAAAAGTGCGGACAATCTTGAAGGAAGACGGGATCCTCGTCTCCTTGCAAAACGGTGTGCCGGAAGAGTTCATTCAACAACAGATTCCAAGCGAACGTATCATCGCGGGATCGGTCGAGTTCGGAGCAACGTACGTTGGACCAGGCGAGTCACGCTTGACGTCGAACTACGAACACTTTAAGACGTATGCGATGCAAATCGGTGAGCTAGATGGGAAGACAACAGACCGAATCGTTCACTTGAAAGGTATCCTCGATCACATCGGTGGTACGGAAATTTCCGATAATCTCTCGGGAACGAAATGGTCAAAACTCGTCATCAATAGTACGTTCAGTGGGTTATCTGCTGCGTGTAATGGGACGTATGGCGACGTGCTCGATCATCCCATCTTATTACGGGCAGCGCTTCATACGATGCAGGAAGTCGTTCAAGTTGGTCACGCCCATGGCATCACGTTCGCTCCGATGAGTACGTTTGAGCCGGCAACCTACGCGACACTGGATGATATCGATGAAAAATTGATCACCGTGCCACAATTGATGCACGGATCGCGAGACTTAGAAGCGAGCATGTTGCAGGACTTACAAAAAGGGCAACCGACCGAGATTCGTTACATCAATGGGATCGTCACGATGTACGGTAACACGTACGATATCGCAACACCGTTCAACTCACTCATTCAAGAAATCGTCGAAGAAGCGCAAGCTGCGAAGATGGTTCCTGATTTTGAAACAAGTGTCGCACGCTTTGCTACTTTACTGAACGATTAA
- a CDS encoding alpha/beta fold hydrolase — MEYIVETPAGRFDTRLTGSGDVTFVLDHGMMSNRHQWGWLRTELLKRGRVFEYSRLGYGRSSRGKNKRLFSHQADELADVLRILRVEGPYVFIGHSLGAYISLASGQLFADETRGIVLLDPSHPDVDAALPNWYERTQEEWNRFLYFLSHIRPIAWMIPDQIGKKMFSVLPEADQLPMWRHFAAPGHWRGTLDEWQTVEENNQKILLLIEQVTQPVLVLSASDWAGGMPESWLNPALTEQINTAHAAFADHLPNGMYHVIADTNHYTIAGFSHEAAMRITDLIGTTWNLPIQK; from the coding sequence GTGGAATATATCGTTGAAACACCAGCCGGTCGATTTGATACCCGGTTAACAGGAAGCGGGGACGTTACATTCGTCCTCGATCACGGGATGATGTCGAATCGGCATCAATGGGGTTGGTTACGAACTGAATTATTAAAACGGGGACGGGTCTTTGAATACTCGCGTCTTGGTTATGGTCGCTCGAGTCGCGGGAAAAATAAACGTCTTTTTTCACATCAAGCGGATGAGCTCGCGGACGTCTTACGGATCCTTCGTGTCGAAGGACCATACGTTTTCATCGGTCACTCGCTTGGTGCCTATATCTCGCTCGCGAGTGGTCAACTGTTTGCGGACGAGACTCGTGGTATCGTCTTACTCGATCCATCGCATCCAGATGTCGATGCGGCATTACCGAACTGGTATGAACGAACGCAAGAGGAGTGGAATCGTTTTCTCTATTTCCTTAGTCATATCCGACCGATTGCTTGGATGATTCCTGATCAAATTGGTAAAAAGATGTTCAGTGTCTTACCAGAAGCCGATCAACTACCGATGTGGCGGCATTTTGCAGCGCCCGGACACTGGCGTGGAACGCTTGACGAATGGCAGACGGTCGAGGAAAACAATCAAAAAATCCTTTTATTAATCGAACAGGTGACACAGCCAGTTCTCGTTCTGTCTGCCTCAGACTGGGCAGGTGGTATGCCAGAAAGTTGGTTGAATCCGGCATTGACCGAACAAATCAATACGGCTCATGCCGCGTTTGCAGACCATTTACCGAACGGAATGTATCATGTGATTGCGGACACGAATCATTATACGATTGCTGGTTTTTCCCACGAGGCAGCAATGCGAATTACGGATTTGATTGGTACGACATGGAATTTACCGATTCAAAAATGA